A single region of the Caretta caretta isolate rCarCar2 chromosome 25, rCarCar1.hap1, whole genome shotgun sequence genome encodes:
- the LOC125627103 gene encoding perilipin-3 encodes MPLVTPVYELTPATSMQDSCSITESTCKVAEKEAEPGTAGALTLAERGSQTGPAKETRSTGLDKGKLPAPPQPRTQVVTETTEPVSFKETDVMLAAASTVGRARGAGPSSGPKAARASDSSHPHMWGGPRAAMTNSLRSLMSSKVGQLFLRSVDRALDKSEELMNRYLPLTEKELAALTMEGLDVSAAEHRTKGCLVRLGSLSTSLRNRAFMLILNKLRQTRQNTHENLAQLHQTINLVRTRPALSSASRLGAAWPRTPPDRG; translated from the exons ATGCCCTTGGTCACCCCAGTTTACGAGCTGACCCCTGCTACCTCCATGCAAGACAGCTGCTCCATCACCGAATCCACCTGCAAGGTGGCAGAGAAAGAAGCAGAGCCCGGCACCGCTGGAGCACTGACTCTGGCTGAACGGGGATCTCAGA CTGGGCCAGCCAAGGAGACCAGGAGCACCGGGCTGGATAAAGGGAAGCTGCCAGCCCCTCCACAGCCACGCACACAG GTGGTGACAGAGACAACAGAGCCGGTCTCTTTCAAAGAGACAGACGTTATGCTGGCAGCAGCCAGCACAGTGGGCAGAGCAAGGGGCGCAGGGCCCAGCAGTGGCCCCAAGGCGGCCCGGGCCAGCGATTCGAGCCATCCCCACATGTGGGGTGGTCCCCGAGCCGCCATGACCAACAGCCTACGCAGCCTCATGAGCTCTAAAGTGGGTCAGCTCTTCCTCCGCAGCGTGGACAGAGCGCTGGACAAGTCAGAAGAGCTGATGAATCGGTACCTGCCCCTGACGGAGAAGGAGCTAG CTGCACTCACAATGGAGGGGCTGGACGTCTCCGCAGCAGAGCACCGTACGAAGGGCTGCCTTGTGCGGCTGGGGTCCCTGTCCACCAGCCTGCGGAACCGGGCCTTCATGCTGATCCTGAATAAGCTGAGACAGACCAGACAGAACACCCACGAGAACCTCGCTCAGCTCCACCAGACTATCAACCTGGTAAGAACACGCCCGGCCCTCTCCTCGGCCTCC
- the LOC125627285 gene encoding perilipin-3 isoform X1, whose product MASNDPSAASPKDEEQEQENIANRVANLPLVSSAYDMVSTTYASTKENHPYIKSVCDVAEKSMKTITAAAVSGAQPILTKLEPQISTANEYACRGLNKLEEKLPILQQPTDQILSNTKDLVTATVTGAKDAMSNTMTGMVDMTKGAVQGSVELTRSAVTSGVNTVMSSAVGQMVVSSMGAVLSKSEELVDHYLPMTDEELAKLATSVEGFEMASVEQQRQQQSYFVRLGSLSTKLRHRAYQHSLGKLRNARQSTQEALSQLHQTIELIENAKQGVDQKLRDGQEKLHQMWLEWSQKQPSQSKEMGSVQPEQVEEQALAMSRSLTQQLQTTCLTLVSSLQGLPADLQDKAQLVRHQVQELHASFSTASSFHDLTGSVLAQSRERVTKARKLVDELMDHVMHNIPLSWLVGPFAPSGKQQEEIEME is encoded by the exons ATGGCTTCTAATGACCCCAGTGCTGCTTCCCCAAAGGatgaggagcaggagcaggag AACATAGCAAACCGGGTGGCCAACCTGCCCTTGGTCAGCTCCGCCTACGACATGGTCTCCACAACCTATGCCTCCACCAAAGAGAACCACCCGTACATCAAATCTGTCTGCGATGTGGCAGAGAAAAGCATGAAGACCATCACTGCAGCCGCGGTCAGCGGCGCCCAGCCAATCCTGACCAAACTCGAGCCGCAGA TTTCCACAGCAAATGAGTACGCATGCAGGGGACTGAACAAGCTGGAGGAGAAGCTGCCAATCCTTCAACAGCCAACAGACCAG ATCCTCTCCAATACCAAAGACCTGGTGACTGCCACAGTGACTGGTGCCAAAGATGCAATGAGCAACACCATGACCGGGATGGTGGATATGACCAAAGGGGCTGTCCAGGGCAGTGTGGAGCTAACCAGATCAGCAGTGACCAGTGGTGTGAACACAGTCATGAGCTCAGCAGTAGGCCAGATGGTGGTGAGCAGCATGGGTGCTGTGCTGAGCAAGTCAGAAGAGCTGGTGGATCACTACCTTCCTATGACAGATGAGGAACTAG CCAAACTGGCCACCTCTGTGGAAGGCTTCGAGATGGCATCCGTGGAGCAGCAGAGGCAACAGCAGAGTTACTTTGTGCGCCTGGGGTCCCTGTCCACCAAGCTCCGCCACCGAGCCTACCAGCACTCCCTGGGCAAGCTGAGGAATGCCCGGCAGAGCACCCAAGAGGCTCTGTCCCAGCTCCACCAAACCATAGAACTG ATTGAGAATGCCAAGCAGGGTGTTGATCAGAAGCTCCGTGATGGCCAGGAGAAGCTGCACCAGATGTGGTTGGAGTGGAGCCAAAAGCAGCCGAGTCAGAGTAAGGAGATGGGCTCTGTGCAGCCAGAG CAGGTAGAGGAGCAGGCATTGGCCATGTCCCGCAGCCTAACCCAGCAACTGCAGACCACCTGCCTGACTCTGGTGTCCAGCCTGCAAGGCCTCCCTGCTGACCTCCAGGACAAGGCGCAACTGGTTCGTCACCAAGTCCAAGAACTACATGCTTCATTCTCCACTGCCAGCTCCTTCCATGACTTGACTGGAAGTGTCTTGGCCCAGAGCCGTGAACGAGTGACCAAGGCCCGCAAGCTGGTGGATGAGCTGATGGATCATGTGATGCATAATATCCCCCTTTCTTGGCTAGTGGGACCCTTTGCCCCATCAGGCAAGCAGCAGGAGGAAATAGAGATGGAGTAG
- the LOC125627285 gene encoding perilipin-3 isoform X3, giving the protein MVSTTYASTKENHPYIKSVCDVAEKSMKTITAAAVSGAQPILTKLEPQISTANEYACRGLNKLEEKLPILQQPTDQILSNTKDLVTATVTGAKDAMSNTMTGMVDMTKGAVQGSVELTRSAVTSGVNTVMSSAVGQMVVSSMGAVLSKSEELVDHYLPMTDEELAKLATSVEGFEMASVEQQRQQQSYFVRLGSLSTKLRHRAYQHSLGKLRNARQSTQEALSQLHQTIELIENAKQGVDQKLRDGQEKLHQMWLEWSQKQPSQSKEMGSVQPEQVEEQALAMSRSLTQQLQTTCLTLVSSLQGLPADLQDKAQLVRHQVQELHASFSTASSFHDLTGSVLAQSRERVTKARKLVDELMDHVMHNIPLSWLVGPFAPSGKQQEEIEME; this is encoded by the exons ATGGTCTCCACAACCTATGCCTCCACCAAAGAGAACCACCCGTACATCAAATCTGTCTGCGATGTGGCAGAGAAAAGCATGAAGACCATCACTGCAGCCGCGGTCAGCGGCGCCCAGCCAATCCTGACCAAACTCGAGCCGCAGA TTTCCACAGCAAATGAGTACGCATGCAGGGGACTGAACAAGCTGGAGGAGAAGCTGCCAATCCTTCAACAGCCAACAGACCAG ATCCTCTCCAATACCAAAGACCTGGTGACTGCCACAGTGACTGGTGCCAAAGATGCAATGAGCAACACCATGACCGGGATGGTGGATATGACCAAAGGGGCTGTCCAGGGCAGTGTGGAGCTAACCAGATCAGCAGTGACCAGTGGTGTGAACACAGTCATGAGCTCAGCAGTAGGCCAGATGGTGGTGAGCAGCATGGGTGCTGTGCTGAGCAAGTCAGAAGAGCTGGTGGATCACTACCTTCCTATGACAGATGAGGAACTAG CCAAACTGGCCACCTCTGTGGAAGGCTTCGAGATGGCATCCGTGGAGCAGCAGAGGCAACAGCAGAGTTACTTTGTGCGCCTGGGGTCCCTGTCCACCAAGCTCCGCCACCGAGCCTACCAGCACTCCCTGGGCAAGCTGAGGAATGCCCGGCAGAGCACCCAAGAGGCTCTGTCCCAGCTCCACCAAACCATAGAACTG ATTGAGAATGCCAAGCAGGGTGTTGATCAGAAGCTCCGTGATGGCCAGGAGAAGCTGCACCAGATGTGGTTGGAGTGGAGCCAAAAGCAGCCGAGTCAGAGTAAGGAGATGGGCTCTGTGCAGCCAGAG CAGGTAGAGGAGCAGGCATTGGCCATGTCCCGCAGCCTAACCCAGCAACTGCAGACCACCTGCCTGACTCTGGTGTCCAGCCTGCAAGGCCTCCCTGCTGACCTCCAGGACAAGGCGCAACTGGTTCGTCACCAAGTCCAAGAACTACATGCTTCATTCTCCACTGCCAGCTCCTTCCATGACTTGACTGGAAGTGTCTTGGCCCAGAGCCGTGAACGAGTGACCAAGGCCCGCAAGCTGGTGGATGAGCTGATGGATCATGTGATGCATAATATCCCCCTTTCTTGGCTAGTGGGACCCTTTGCCCCATCAGGCAAGCAGCAGGAGGAAATAGAGATGGAGTAG
- the LOC125627285 gene encoding perilipin-3 isoform X2, whose translation MASNDPSAASPKDEEQENIANRVANLPLVSSAYDMVSTTYASTKENHPYIKSVCDVAEKSMKTITAAAVSGAQPILTKLEPQISTANEYACRGLNKLEEKLPILQQPTDQILSNTKDLVTATVTGAKDAMSNTMTGMVDMTKGAVQGSVELTRSAVTSGVNTVMSSAVGQMVVSSMGAVLSKSEELVDHYLPMTDEELAKLATSVEGFEMASVEQQRQQQSYFVRLGSLSTKLRHRAYQHSLGKLRNARQSTQEALSQLHQTIELIENAKQGVDQKLRDGQEKLHQMWLEWSQKQPSQSKEMGSVQPEQVEEQALAMSRSLTQQLQTTCLTLVSSLQGLPADLQDKAQLVRHQVQELHASFSTASSFHDLTGSVLAQSRERVTKARKLVDELMDHVMHNIPLSWLVGPFAPSGKQQEEIEME comes from the exons ATGGCTTCTAATGACCCCAGTGCTGCTTCCCCAAAGGatgaggagcaggag AACATAGCAAACCGGGTGGCCAACCTGCCCTTGGTCAGCTCCGCCTACGACATGGTCTCCACAACCTATGCCTCCACCAAAGAGAACCACCCGTACATCAAATCTGTCTGCGATGTGGCAGAGAAAAGCATGAAGACCATCACTGCAGCCGCGGTCAGCGGCGCCCAGCCAATCCTGACCAAACTCGAGCCGCAGA TTTCCACAGCAAATGAGTACGCATGCAGGGGACTGAACAAGCTGGAGGAGAAGCTGCCAATCCTTCAACAGCCAACAGACCAG ATCCTCTCCAATACCAAAGACCTGGTGACTGCCACAGTGACTGGTGCCAAAGATGCAATGAGCAACACCATGACCGGGATGGTGGATATGACCAAAGGGGCTGTCCAGGGCAGTGTGGAGCTAACCAGATCAGCAGTGACCAGTGGTGTGAACACAGTCATGAGCTCAGCAGTAGGCCAGATGGTGGTGAGCAGCATGGGTGCTGTGCTGAGCAAGTCAGAAGAGCTGGTGGATCACTACCTTCCTATGACAGATGAGGAACTAG CCAAACTGGCCACCTCTGTGGAAGGCTTCGAGATGGCATCCGTGGAGCAGCAGAGGCAACAGCAGAGTTACTTTGTGCGCCTGGGGTCCCTGTCCACCAAGCTCCGCCACCGAGCCTACCAGCACTCCCTGGGCAAGCTGAGGAATGCCCGGCAGAGCACCCAAGAGGCTCTGTCCCAGCTCCACCAAACCATAGAACTG ATTGAGAATGCCAAGCAGGGTGTTGATCAGAAGCTCCGTGATGGCCAGGAGAAGCTGCACCAGATGTGGTTGGAGTGGAGCCAAAAGCAGCCGAGTCAGAGTAAGGAGATGGGCTCTGTGCAGCCAGAG CAGGTAGAGGAGCAGGCATTGGCCATGTCCCGCAGCCTAACCCAGCAACTGCAGACCACCTGCCTGACTCTGGTGTCCAGCCTGCAAGGCCTCCCTGCTGACCTCCAGGACAAGGCGCAACTGGTTCGTCACCAAGTCCAAGAACTACATGCTTCATTCTCCACTGCCAGCTCCTTCCATGACTTGACTGGAAGTGTCTTGGCCCAGAGCCGTGAACGAGTGACCAAGGCCCGCAAGCTGGTGGATGAGCTGATGGATCATGTGATGCATAATATCCCCCTTTCTTGGCTAGTGGGACCCTTTGCCCCATCAGGCAAGCAGCAGGAGGAAATAGAGATGGAGTAG